The stretch of DNA GTTTGTTTGTGATGTGTGGGAAGCATGTGTGTATCTTTTCGTTTTAAAAGGGATTGATTCCATGCTTTGTACAGAGGCATAGTTCTAGGCTACATCGGTTGTGCACTGCCGTCGGACTGTAAACAAAGGCATATATTTATTTATCTACTTGCAGGTTTTGCTGAAAAATTCCCGGCAGAAAAAAGTTTTGGAATCACAAATTTTGTTTTGATGCATATAAAACAATGTATTATCTTCATACTCTTGTTACTATGCAATTCCATAGTTTGTCATCCAAACACGATTTGGTATTGAAACTTCACCGGATTCCATAGGCCAATTCAATGAACATCCAAACAAGTGAATTTGTATTCATGTCCATTACAATTTCCTTGTTGAATTGGTATTCCAACCAATTCAATACGGAGCCCTCCAATACAGACATTCAAACAAAGCGTTAGTGTATTCTTTATCTTTTACAATACCTGACTGTGACCTGGTGTGCCGACGAGAAGCTTGATGAGGAGCCACTGATGGAGGCACAGAAGATCCTGATGCAATAGGCGCAGAGATTGCCACAGAAGATCCAGGCTCCAGATCCAAGGAAGATGCCGAACCTGCCAGCTCCGACACCTCAGGTGTTCTGCTGTCGGGAGCCGCCTCGATTTGCGAACACGTGGCGCCAGGTGATGATTTCCCGCCCGCGCCAAGGCTGGCGGGCTCCACCCTGTGGGGGCTGTCGGCCACGCGCGCGCCTGGGCTGGCTAGCTTAGCTAACCGCGCGTCTGAACAGGCGGGCTCAACTCGGTTGGCCACCCGCGCGCGACTGGATGCATGCAAGGAAAGGCGATCCTCCTGGGATCGCGCGCCGACAGAGACAACAGGACTGGCGTGGGAATCGTCATGGGATCGAGCGCTGCTGCCAGCCACATCAGTATTGGATCCTGTGTCCGTTTTGTCCAGATTTGCATACATAAAATGATGGCCAAAATCTGCAGAATTACAATTTTCTATGGAATTTTGCACATGGTCAGTTTTATTTAATTCACCCCCGTGATCTGGAAGCAGAGCTATTTCAACACGAAAAAGGGCTCCTGCATTGGGATGAAGTTTGGCAAAAGGAAAAAGAGTTTCATCAAAAACAACATCTCTGGAAATATAAATACGCCAGTTGCAATCTCTAGGCACTTGTACCCTTTATGGAGATTATTATAGCCAAGAAAAACACATTGAGTAGAATGGACCTCAAGTTTATGAAGATTGTATGGACGAAGATTGGGATAACAAGCACACCCAAATTTTTTGAGAGAGTTGTAATCTGGTTTTTGATGATAGAGACGCTCCAATAGAGTAGAATTGCCAATGACTTTGCTAGGAAAACAATTAATAAGATATGTGGCAGTAATAAAGGCTTCATCCCAATATTTGAGAGGCATGGAGGCATGAGCAAGTAGAGAGAGACCAACTTCAACAATGTGGCGATGTTTACGCTCGGCAGAGCCGTTTTGCTGGTGAGCATGAGGACAAGATACATGGTGTTCAATGGGAAAATATCGGGTGCTCCCAGCCTTGAGGTACTCCTAGTGATCCAATGTCATAAAAACATTTTTTAATATTTCAAAAATTCTAGAAAAAATATGAATTTTCATAAGGAATGTGCCTACCATCCCTAAAAATTTCAGGTCCAAACTCAAAACACACATTGATAAACAAAAATGTGAAATCTAGCATAAATAGTGTAAAAAAAGACCAAAGCAACATTGACACTATTCACATATGGATTTGTCTTTTTTTGTTTCTCAATGTGCATTTCGATTTTGGACTTGAACTTTTTAGGGGTTGTAGTAATATTCCCTATCAACATTCAgattttttttcataattttttgaaaCGTTTGAAAATATATTTTCGACATTGGAGCATCGGGAGTACCCCAAGGCTGGGAGCACCTCATACTTTCCCGGTGTACAATGCCTATGCTACGAAAGAAGGAGTTGAGCTTCTCATACTCCCCTCCCAGTCACTTTGGACTGTTAAAATTTTCCTGTCAAAGTGTCTTTCGATAAGTTTTTGAAACTCTTGGAATACAGGAAAAAACTTCAGATTTATACTTGAGCAAATAAATCCAAGTAAACTTGCTATAGTCATCAATGAAACTGAAAATAAGCCAAGGAGCATGAGAAACACTACTTGACTTAGGATAGGGAAGTTGGTGACTCTTGGTACATTGACAAGCTTCACAAACTGAACCACTAATTGGGCTATGTGACAAAGAAAGATTGCCTTTATTGACTACTTGTTTAACTATGACTGAAGACGGATGTCCTAATCTTTGATGCCACCTTGCCAAAGAGGGCTTGATGAAGGAGTAGACTTGACGATGCTTGCGACTAAGTGCTCCGAATGTGATGGGGTAGATGTCTCCAATGCATCTACCGTGGTGTAGAAGTTCCCTCGTTGCCCGGTCCTTTATAAAAAAGTAACGAGGGTGAGTTTCAAAGAAGACATCAATATTAGTGGCTAAGTGAGACATAGAGGCAAGATTTTTGTCAGCTTGTGGAACATGAAGGACATCTTTTAAGATCAGATCATGTTTAAGTGTAGGGGAATTAATAAAAGCTTGACCAATGTGTCGAATATCCATATCTCCACCACTTGCGATGTGAATTTGATCATTGTCGTGGTACTTTTCACGGAGATCAAGTTGCTCTAGTTCACTTGTGACATGATCCGTTGCACCGGAGTCAACATACCACACTCCATCTCCTCCTTGCTCACGCATAGCCACAGCAACATGGCGAGCATCAGGAACATAGTCTTCATCAAAGCGGTGTCAGCAGTCCATAACCTCATGGTCGGCCTTCTTGCAGAGTTGGCAGCGAGGGCGACCACATGAGAAGGAGGAGGGGCGGCGGTTGGTGTTGTTGTTGAAGCCACCTCCCTCGGATCTGTTGCCGGTGTTGTTGTAGCCGTCACCTCCTATATTGTTGTAGCTGCCGTTACCCTTGTTGTTGCCGCGCCTATGCCCACTGCTGCATTGCGTGTGGTGTCCGTGCCCACGGCCGCGTCCATGCGAGACAGAGTTGGCTAAGGATTGGCAAAGGTTGGTGCCATGAAGGAGACTGAGGAGGGTGTCAAAGCTCAAGAGCTGGCTGTATAGCTCCTGAACGGTGATCGGCTCCACCCGAGCAGCAAGGGCTGAGACTACTGGATTATAATCCATGTCCAACCTGGCCAAGATCTTGGACACGATCTCTAGATCAGAGagcgcggcggcggtgtaggCTACTTTGTCGGTGAGATTCTTAATCTTTCCAAGATACTCAACCATAATCATATTACCTTTTTGAAGGTTTGTGAGCTCGATGCGGGTGCTGATTGCTTGGGCTTGACTCTGGGCGGCGAACGTGTCGTGGATGGCGCGCCAGACTTCAGCCGGCGTCTGGAGCGTGGCAACCCGTGCAAGGATGTCGCGGGAGAGAGATCCCATCAAGTAACCTTGGAGTTGTTGCTGCTGTGCGTACCAGAGAGATCTCACAAAGTTTACCACCTGTTCTTCTTCATCGTCCTTGGTAATAGTGAGGCTGGCCGGCGGTGCCGGGCTCTTTGCGTCGAGATGATGTTCCATCTGCGCGCCCTTGATCTGGGGTAGGACGATGGCCTTTCATAGCAGGAAGTTGCCCCTCGTCAGCTTCTCTTGCGGCGGCGATTCGAGGAAGGAGttggtggaggtggaggtggatgATGACGCAAAAGCGGAGGAGAAGGTGGTGGTGAGCGCACCCATGGTGCTGGGTGtcatggcggcggcggtggtggacaTAGTTGCAGTCGCCTGGGTAGCTAGATGCGATCTCTACCCAATCTATCGAGGAAGAGGCTCTGTTACCAGGTAAAACTAGATGGAAGTGGCTTACAAGGGAGAGATCGAGCGAAGGATCTTTACAGAGAAAGTCGGTAGAAGAATCAGAACAGAAGAAGAGATAAAAAGAGATTACAATTTAAACACCTTTCCTATCTCTACACAACATATTCTAACATTCTGGAGCATGTGCTATTCCTGGAATAACCTGAATAGTAATTATTAGAGTATACTTTTAGTGTTATTTTTTGCGTGAAGATTGGGAGCTTTATTGATTAGTAAATAGGATTACAATCCATAGCCAAAAGGCAAAGAAGATTCTCGGGGGCATCTTGTAACCACAAGTCGGTTTGATGCTCTGAGCGCGAAAATTTAGCTAGAAAATCTGCAACCCTATTCTGAATTCTATCTACTTTCATAATAGTAAGCTCCCTCTCCTCAAAGAATAAGTTTCTCAACTCTTATATCAGGTGTCCCAAGCAAGACCTGTCCGGCTTCGTTTCCTTAATCAGTTTGATTAGGTTTGAACAGTCTGTTTGGAGGACAAACGGACTAGCAGCATATCTACGCGCCATCTCCACACCTTCCTTTGCGGCCATAAGTTCTGCTTCCAGAGGACCCCGGCACCTAGATAAGTATTGGCATGACGCAAGTATCAAATCACCAGCCGAATCACGGATCACTAGACCTGTCCCCGCGTTCTTCTCTTTGTCATGGTAAGCACCATCGACTGTGATTTCAAGGCACCCCACAGCAGGCGGTGGCCATTGTGCACGAGCACTGGCATACCTCTCCTTCACTGGCTCTTGTAGGCTTTCTTCCATTATACCTTTTCCTTTCACAGGGTCCCCGCCGTCCTTACTCTGCACCTGAATTAGCGAACACATGTAGCTCGACAGAAAGGACCTTGTTATGTGTACAGGTGGCACTGGTTTATCATGTACTTGATCGTTCCTGGTCTGCCAATTCCTCCAGATAATCATTAGCACATTTCTCCGCACTCTCTCATTAACTCTGGCAAGAAGATCAAGCACCCATTCTGGACCAGTATTGATCAGCTCATCTTGTTCAGGTATTTGCCATTCATCTCTCATGGCCTCCCATACAGCATGTGCTTGAGGGCACGTAACAACTGCATGGAAGGCATCCTCAGTTTCTCTACCACAACGCACATACACATCCATGGTGTCGAGGTGGCGAGACTTCTTTAGTTGCCTCGTTGGCAACCCTTCCTTCAACTTTTAGTGCTATTTTGTTGCTAGATAAATATAGCACTATTCTGGACCATGGAAACGGCTCACGATACTGTGAAATATTTGATCAATCTTACCCACAAAATTACTATGATGCTGGAGTTTTAGTGGTGGGATTCTCTGTTTCTGTTGAGCATATGGCTTCATGCAAGTTGCAATTGTGATAACTAAACAACAGATTGCTCAAAGTTGTTGTAGTTCTGTTTTTTGGGTAATGGAGATTTCCTAATTGATAAGTATGTTGACAGGAATGGCGGGGTGGCGGCTCCCTCGGCGAAGGGCGCGACGGGCGGCAGCTCCCTCGACGACCCGTGGCGAAGGGTGTGACGGGCGGCTCCCGCTGCGTAGGGTGTCGCAGCTCGGCGGCTCCCGTGGCGTACGGTGCGGCGTCTACCGCGGCGTCATGACGGGCGGCTCCATCGGCGAATAGCGGGGCGGCGAATGGCGCGAGGAGGATGGGCGTGCGGAGGCCCGCTCGTGGTGTGGCATCCGTTGGGAGGAGGAGCGGGAGGGGGGGAGGTCTTGCGGGCGTTGGGATGAGGAGGAGAGGGGAGAGGTCGTGCGGGCGTGCATCACTGGGAGTGGGTTTTTTTTTGAACGGCAGCGCATGTTAGGGATGATAGATGGATTATAGTGACTTAAAGCGTGGCTTGGTGTGTTAACCACAGGAGGATTAGGGGCCATCGGATATTGTAGATGGACGAGTATAATTGCTTGGATTTGttctctctctttcttttataCAGGTAAGTAGATAGATGGAGAACATTTTTCCATGCATGGTTGTATGTGGTGGTGGGTCACAATTTATAATCTCTTTTCACGCAAAAAAGAAGAGGATATCATTTTAAACCGAGTGATTTTTTCCGAACACAGTCTTGATTTCTCCATCTTGGAGTATAGCTGGCCAAATGGGCCGTTTTTTCGGGCCGGTCCGTGAGCACGCCGGCACGTCCCGTCTTGGGCCAGGCACGGCACGCGGCACGCTCTGGGCCGTGCCTGGGCCTGGAGGCTAGGCACGCGGGCCGGCAAGGCACGACCCGATTacgtttatttatttatttttatacaTCTATATATGGCCTAACATGTAAAAATAGGCTAAAAAACGCTCAGTGCGTCAAAATAACGGGCTGAAAATATGCGGCCCACCGTGCTAAACGGGCCAACGTGCCTGGGCCTGGGGGCGCAGCACGCGGGCCGGCACGGCACGGCCTGTATAGTAATCGTGCCCTGGCGGGCCATGCCAGGCCAGGCACGATTAAGATGGGCCAGGCCGGGCCGGCCCGTTTGGCCAGGTATGTCTTGGAGGGAGTACACTGTGCGCATCCGCTGCCCGTTTCCCCCTGGCCTCGGCAAGGCGAGAGCGAAGACTGACGCCGCAGCTGCCGGCGAGGCGAAGACCATGGAGCGGCAGCATCCGGCGGTGCCCTtgctccccgtcctcctcctcctcgcgctGCTCTCGCCGGCCGCCCGCGGCTCGGAGTCGCCGCAGTACGCGACGGTGCACGCGGAGTCGGACTTCGAGGTGCGGCACTACCGCGACACCGTCTGGATGTCCGCCCCCTCCGACGACACCTCTTTCCACGTCGCCACCAAGCTCGGCTTCCACAGGTGATACGCTTCTCACCACCCCCACGATCTTGCTTGGATCGTCACGGAATCACCTGATTGACTGATTGATCGATTCCTGTAAGCACGCCGTCCTCTGGATGCAATCCTATCATCCTCCGCAGTCTGTCACCAGATGCAATCCTTCGATTTAGGGGCTGTCGATTTGTAATCCTCGCGTTCTTTTTTTTTTTGTGATTATTACCGTCCTTCGATTTGTTCCGTTggcgtgtcgattcttggtttaGGGTTGGGTCGGGTAAGCAGTGGATGACTTGTGGAAGAAATTGATGAGCAAGTTAGGGGGTCGCTGTCCCGTTTGCCTTTCATCAGGATGCTAGTACATCTTCTCAGCTGAGACATGTGAGTTGAGAAGCATGTCATCCTGAGTAGAGTGTGTTGCCGTGCACAATTCTGCAAGTTGGCAGGAGAATCTGTAGCACAAGGAAATGTAGGATCAGCCATTACTCTATGAGAATGATCGAACCTCGGTTGTGAATCACCTCGAATATAGACAAGAGTTAACCATTCTCGTTGCAAAATTAAACAAACATAATCCATTTCTGACCTGATACAAGATATGTTAGTACATCTATAATCTGACTTTGCCGCTCTGATGTActtcctccgtcccataatataagagcgtttttgacactgCACTTATTAAACAGACCAGACTCCCAAATAACTAGGCTATCTGAATTGTGATAGGTCCAAATACATATTTTATGTTTACTGCTACCCGTCCAGGGCCGTAGTCTGCATCAACACGAACAATTCAATGATTCTGCACTGCCCTGTTTCATTTAGCCATACGTTAGAGGCATTTCTTAATTCCAGGAACTGATATTAAGATCTTTGCCTCCATCTGCGAATAATTCTTGATGTATAACGGATCTTTTGATTTGTGAAATTGATAACTCAAAGGGCCCAAATAATCGGATCGATCCCAAGTGTTGTTTCCACCTAGGTCTTGCAAAAGTTCAACTGATGCGATATATCAACTTTGCTAGCTCGTGAAATATAAAATTTCATTGCATGAGGTAATTGCTCAACAGCGGCATGTGAACTTATGACGGCATCACAATCTGCAAGTTATTTTGACACTTTTGTTTGTGGGGGAGTTATTTTAATTTCCAGCCTTCCAGGTAATTTACTATGTGCACATTTAGTTACATGAATCAAGTATATTGATGTTTGTCCATAATTTGCTCTCCATTGTGCACATTTAGTTACATGAATCAGGTATATTGATGTTTGTCCATAATTTGCTCTCCATTGTGCACATTCAGTTACATGAATCAAGTATATTGATGTTTGTCCAGGATTTGCTTTCGAGTTTGCTTTCCATTGCCCATTCTGAAAGTTTCCTGTCTCATGAATTTACCCACTTGGTCCAAACCCTATTATCATACTCAGTGACCCTGAACCTTTAATGTCGTCACTGATTTCTGCCAGGTTGTTCCAATACCTGATGGGCGCAAACCTCAACTCTTCCAGGATCAGAATGACGACCCCTATCCTAACAAGCATCGTCCCAGGCGCGGGGCCTCTCCACTCTTCGGCCTACTTTGTCCGGCTCTACTTGCCATTAGAGTTCCAAGCTTCCCCTCCTGTCCCTCTCCCGGAGCTGAACCTACATCCAGATAGGTGGCCAGGCCACTGCGTCGCCGTCAGGAGCTTCTCAGGCTACGCACGCGACCACAATGTCGTCGAGGAAGCTGAGAAACTCGCCTTGAGCTTGAGCCGGTCACCGTGGGGGAACTCCACGAATCACCCTAGCAAGAACGCCTACTCCATCGCACAGTACAACAGCCCCTTCCGCATCGTCGGCCGTGTCAACGAGGTGTGGTTCGACGTCGACTGCAGATCTGCTGGTGTGGAGGCTTATTAAAAAATGCTCTATGCAGTATGCCATCACCATAAAACCAAGCGAAATGCGGCACCGTGTAAGCTTTGTAGCTTTGTATATACTAGGGGTTGGGGCGCCACCCGGTGGCGTCTCCTAAGTGAAAGCTGGGCGGTGCTAGGTTGGTAGCCGCCCATGCCAATTGCTTTTTTGCTATCTTGTTAACACATGGACATGACATGAAAGTAAGAAGTTGCTTTACAAATTTCAGAAGAGCTAAATACTAAATGACACTTAAATACAAGGAGATTAGGGCATCTTCAACGTGGATCACCAAACTGATACCACCAACTAAGTCCGTGGACATCCGTATTTATCAAAGTGGACACGCACTTTATTTTTACAACGCAGAAGCGGGACACTGAGCATAATAATAACTAAAAACCAAAGAAAAAGATTACTAATTCCCACTTTATTTTTACAACGCAGAAGCGGGACACCGAGCATAATAATAACTAAAAACCAAAGAAAAAGATTACTAATTCCCGTCAGAGGTAAGGTCGGCAACGCCCTGAGCACATCCATCGTAGCCTTCTTCTGCCACTTCGCAGATTCAGGGGGAAACTGATTGACCACCCAACTCGACGCTTGCCAACTAAGAAGGCCTTGTTAATTTGTTCTACAAGTAACTCAAACAAACTCGCATACAGGGCTTTAGCAAGAGTGAAGTTCAAATCCATCCCATGCAAATATCAAAAAGATAAAAACTGACAAATGATAAATCAAAGGAAAATTCAACATCTGTTTTCATGTAAGCAAATTTCAAACACAATAGGCTAATGCGAGATTGAGTAAACTCAAGGTTGGAGCATATCTAAAA from Triticum urartu cultivar G1812 chromosome 3, Tu2.1, whole genome shotgun sequence encodes:
- the LOC125543453 gene encoding heme-binding protein 2-like; this encodes MERQHPAVPLLPVLLLLALLSPAARGSESPQYATVHAESDFEVRHYRDTVWMSAPSDDTSFHVATKLGFHRLFQYLMGANLNSSRIRMTTPILTSIVPGAGPLHSSAYFVRLYLPLEFQASPPVPLPELNLHPDRWPGHCVAVRSFSGYARDHNVVEEAEKLALSLSRSPWGNSTNHPSKNAYSIAQYNSPFRIVGRVNEVWFDVDCRSAGVEAY